A section of the Branchiostoma lanceolatum isolate klBraLanc5 chromosome 19, klBraLanc5.hap2, whole genome shotgun sequence genome encodes:
- the LOC136425704 gene encoding LOW QUALITY PROTEIN: piggyBac transposable element-derived protein 4-like (The sequence of the model RefSeq protein was modified relative to this genomic sequence to represent the inferred CDS: deleted 2 bases in 1 codon): protein MGILPHQDVQDYWSTDEVMQAPFFPSIMSRSRFLLIFRFFHLSDNDTYRPRGHPEYNPLHKLGTIYETLVEKFKTTWYPGQQICIDEGMVPFRGNIHFRTYNQNKPDKYGLKAYQLCDSQNGYCCQFQVRGKGKEPSAKGMTHDIVSQLVEPYLQKGHTLYCDNYYTSPQLFLDLSDGGMNACGTMRDRKEIPREFKDAKLKTPGEKLCMANDPLLGMKYRDRRDVKMLSTAHSAKMASTNGNNHRGELIMKPECIHEYNQYMGAVDSSDQMVAYLCFRRRTVKWWKKAFFHMMSLAIVNAHLLQKEYMTARNKKPLEHKEFRKEVVKEIIKTSGYNKPGNGRSGRVSANASNLLRLSGGGQHYLEKNPTTEAGKTKARTCQVCFPAERKYLEGRGKSVPKRPGRETCYQCEKVSWCVTPCMKLYHTDELYMEAWIRLVHG, encoded by the exons ATGGGGATTCTGCCTCACCAGGACGTCCAAGACTACTGGAGCACGGATGAAGTCATGCAGGCCCCCTTCTTCCCATCCATCATGTCACGGAGCAGGTTTCTACTCATCTTTAGGTTCTTTCATCTAAGCGATAACGACACCTACCGTCCCCGTGGCCATCCCGAGTACAACCCCTTGCACAAGCTGGGAACAATTTATGAAACCCTGGTGGAGAAGTTTAAGACGACGTGGTACCCAGGACAGCAGATTTGCATAGACGAAGGAATGGTTCCATTCCGTGGCAACATCCACTTCCGCACCTACAATCAAAACAAGCCGGATAAGTACGGACTGAAGGCTTACCAGCTTTGCGATTCGCAGAACGGCTACTGCTGCCAGTTCCAG GTACGGGGGAAGGGAAAGGAACCATCAGCGAAAGGCATGACTCATGACATTGTATCACAGCTAGTGGAGCCGTACCTTCAGAAAGGACATACGCTTTATTGTGACAACTATTATACCTCTCCTCAGCTGTTTCTCGACCTTTCTGATGGCGGAATGAATGCCTGTGGGACTATGCGCGACCGCAAAGAGATTCCGCGGGAATTCAAGGATGCAAAGCTCAAAACACCGGGGGAGAAACTGTGCATGGCAAATGACCCACTCCTGGGCATGAAGTATCGTGACAGGAGAGATGTCAAGATGCTATCAACTGCACATAGTGCCAAGATGGCCTCCACCAACGGGAACAACCACAGGGGAGAACTGATCATGAAACCGGAATGTATCCATGAATACAATCAGTACATGGGCGCTGTAGACAGTTCAGACCAGATGGTTGCCTACTTGTGCTTCAGGCGTCGTACCGTGAAATGGTGGAAGAAAGCGTTCTTCCATATGATGAGTCTGGCTATTGTCAACGCCCACCTGTTGCAGAAGGAGTACATGACCGCCCGTAACAAGAAACCCCTCGAACACAAGGAGTTTCGGAAGGAAGTAGTCAAGGAGATCATCAAGACGTCAGGGTACAACAAGCCTGGAAATGGGAGGTCTGGACGAGTAAGTGCGAATGCCAGCAACCTGTTGCGTCTGTCTGGTGGAGGTCAGCATTACCTGGAGAAGAATCCTACCACTGAGGCAGGCAAGACCAAGGCAAGAACCTGCCAGGTCTGCTTCCCAGCAGAGAGGAAATATTTAGAAGGCAGAGGGAAGTCTGTCCCGAAGCGACCTGGCCGTGAAACTTGCTACCAGTGTGAGAAGGTGTCATGGTGCGTCACGCCTTGCATGAAGCTGTACCACACAGACGAGCTTTACATGGAAGCATGGATCAGGCTGGTGCATGGATAG